One region of Cytobacillus sp. IB215665 genomic DNA includes:
- a CDS encoding PEP-utilizing enzyme, whose product MTSNVYHVDLKDFKQNLIISEEEKQWFWEYNDTHFSKPLTPLFASFMGPSVSSGTLEAFEKLKLPLKQFQFKISKGYHYQTVKVHDNPETRVAEHKEVMTTVFPRASEILFEYVENTLLPYYSILDEAKKQKLTLEEAEERVLELFQMYLKIWSIHFEVVMPKMSMGLALEEIYGKLLNTKDTTGVYDLLLGTMNKSIETDRELWRLSLIVKDSAILSEIFNNSYVIHLSDSLNNVDEGRQFLTTVNTLLETYGYRASNHEFNEETWVENPNHALTLVKNYIEKDFDFEAELQEGINKREQKVNEVLARMPDGELKETFISLYGMALRMWGINEDHHFYIDAMLPAKARLFLLNVGGLLVNHSVIDKKEDISYLYLDELVELLRQPKSVFDLIKERKEEHKNNEAITPVPFYGNPPEGRSSDPIAERMFGTRMADLNEEKKTFTGYSSSVGVHTGTVKVVSDQSEFDKVRKGDILVCKTTTPSWTVLFNLAGAIVTDVGGILSHAATVAREYGVPCVTGTKIATSTLKDGDVVKVDGAKGEVTILE is encoded by the coding sequence ATGACATCCAATGTATATCATGTAGATTTAAAGGATTTTAAACAAAATTTAATAATATCGGAGGAAGAGAAGCAATGGTTTTGGGAATACAATGATACGCATTTCTCGAAGCCACTTACTCCCTTATTTGCTTCATTCATGGGCCCTTCAGTTTCTAGTGGGACCTTGGAAGCTTTTGAAAAATTGAAACTCCCATTAAAACAATTTCAATTTAAAATTTCGAAAGGCTACCATTACCAAACAGTTAAAGTACATGATAACCCTGAGACGAGAGTAGCGGAACATAAAGAAGTGATGACAACAGTTTTTCCAAGAGCATCAGAAATTCTTTTTGAATATGTAGAAAATACTCTACTTCCATACTACAGCATACTGGATGAAGCAAAAAAACAAAAGTTAACCTTAGAAGAAGCAGAAGAAAGAGTGTTAGAACTTTTTCAGATGTATTTGAAAATTTGGTCCATACACTTTGAAGTAGTGATGCCAAAAATGTCAATGGGGCTAGCTCTTGAGGAGATATACGGGAAGTTGTTAAATACCAAAGACACAACAGGAGTATATGATTTGTTATTAGGAACCATGAATAAATCAATTGAAACAGACCGAGAACTGTGGAGGCTCTCTTTAATTGTTAAAGATTCAGCAATTTTATCTGAAATATTTAATAATTCATATGTGATTCATTTAAGTGATTCACTTAATAATGTGGATGAAGGCCGTCAGTTTTTAACTACTGTCAACACTTTATTGGAAACATATGGTTACCGTGCGAGCAATCATGAATTTAATGAAGAAACATGGGTGGAAAATCCGAATCATGCTTTAACATTGGTTAAAAACTATATTGAAAAAGACTTTGATTTCGAAGCTGAGCTGCAAGAAGGGATCAATAAGAGAGAGCAGAAAGTGAATGAAGTATTAGCTAGAATGCCTGATGGGGAGTTAAAAGAAACATTTATTTCACTTTATGGTATGGCACTTAGAATGTGGGGAATTAATGAAGACCATCATTTTTATATTGATGCGATGTTACCGGCAAAAGCACGTCTATTTTTATTAAATGTTGGAGGTTTATTAGTTAATCATTCTGTGATCGATAAGAAAGAAGATATTTCTTATCTTTATTTAGACGAATTAGTTGAATTATTAAGACAACCTAAGTCAGTATTTGACTTGATCAAAGAAAGAAAGGAAGAACATAAGAACAATGAAGCAATTACTCCTGTTCCTTTCTATGGTAATCCACCGGAAGGGCGTTCGTCAGATCCAATCGCAGAAAGAATGTTTGGTACAAGAATGGCCGACTTAAATGAAGAGAAGAAAACATTTACTGGTTATTCTAGTAGCGTAGGAGTACACACTGGAACAGTAAAGGTTGTTAGTGATCAAAGTGAATTTGATAAGGTGAGAAAAGGAGATATCCTTGTCTGTAAAACGACTACACCATCTTGGACAGTATTGTTTAACTTAGCAGGTGCTATTGTTACAGATGTAGGTGGAATTCTATCACATGCTGCTACTGTTGCAAGAGAATATGGAGTTCCTTGTGTAACTGGAACGAAAATTGCAACCTCTACACTAAAAGACGGAGATGTGGTTAAAGTGGATGGTGCTAAAGGTGAAGTTACCATTCTTGAATAA